A stretch of Vibrio maritimus DNA encodes these proteins:
- a CDS encoding 3-phenylpropionate MFS transporter has product MITPTPFAWVSQYLFGFFFSYGVYLPFWALWFEDQGVSAADVGLLMGLGFATRCVANLIITPRIHKAESLLPALRWATLACTIFLAAHLAAGPSFAMLALVTVLFNLSFGPVVPLSDAAANHYANRNMLDYGRTRLWGSVAFIAGSSVVGYLASQFGANMIVYTAIAGFVISMLLVMRNPATMPVSQSEEDTVRPKLSALLKDTEVIRFLALIALIQGSHAAYYSFSSIYWKEAGHPESLIGYLWSLGVVSEVMLFAFSKKWFAGWSLRTLFVISSVGVMIRWGLTASTTAVAALVVIQLLHGVTFAIAHIAAIQYIQKSEPNKMVALQALYNAIPLGAFIALMMAVSGWGYENWGANVFWGMAVMGLLALFIKVEPSRKGAQDITEKPQPEPQN; this is encoded by the coding sequence ATGATAACGCCAACCCCTTTTGCTTGGGTCTCCCAGTACTTATTTGGTTTCTTCTTTTCTTACGGTGTTTATCTTCCGTTTTGGGCACTTTGGTTTGAAGACCAAGGGGTGTCGGCAGCGGATGTGGGCCTATTGATGGGGTTGGGTTTTGCTACGCGCTGCGTTGCCAACCTGATCATCACGCCTAGGATCCACAAAGCAGAGAGCCTGCTGCCTGCGCTTCGCTGGGCGACGTTAGCCTGTACGATTTTCCTTGCTGCGCACCTAGCTGCGGGTCCGAGTTTTGCCATGCTGGCATTGGTGACTGTGCTGTTTAACCTCAGCTTTGGTCCTGTTGTTCCTCTATCGGACGCCGCCGCGAACCACTATGCGAACCGCAATATGCTCGATTATGGTCGCACGAGACTATGGGGCTCGGTCGCCTTTATTGCGGGCTCGTCAGTCGTTGGCTACTTAGCGTCTCAGTTTGGCGCCAATATGATCGTCTATACGGCAATCGCTGGTTTCGTGATTTCTATGCTGCTGGTGATGAGAAACCCAGCCACTATGCCGGTTTCGCAGAGCGAAGAAGATACCGTGAGACCTAAGTTGAGTGCGCTGCTCAAAGATACCGAAGTGATTCGCTTTCTGGCATTGATAGCCCTTATCCAAGGTAGCCACGCCGCTTACTACAGTTTTAGCTCTATCTATTGGAAAGAGGCGGGTCATCCAGAAAGCTTGATCGGTTATCTTTGGAGTCTAGGTGTCGTATCAGAAGTCATGCTGTTTGCCTTTAGTAAGAAGTGGTTTGCTGGCTGGTCACTGCGTACCTTGTTTGTCATTTCTTCTGTGGGCGTCATGATTCGCTGGGGACTGACGGCATCGACAACCGCTGTTGCAGCCTTGGTTGTGATTCAATTGTTGCATGGCGTGACCTTTGCTATCGCTCATATTGCCGCGATTCAATATATCCAGAAGTCTGAGCCGAACAAGATGGTGGCACTGCAAGCGCTCTACAATGCGATTCCGTTGGGGGCGTTTATTGCGCTGATGATGGCAGTCAGCGGTTGGGGCTACGAGAACTGGGGAGCTAACGTATTCTGGGGTATGGCTGTCATGGGGCTACTGGCGCTGTTCATTAAAGTTGAGCCGAGTCGAAAAGGCGCGCAAGATATCACGGAAAAACCTCAGCCTGAGCCACAGAATTGA
- a CDS encoding DUF294 nucleotidyltransferase-like domain-containing protein: MPDKFNMSSPPFDRLSEPQQNQLRSALDVAYYRDKDTIVKAGAEADQLYIIIKGSVEERDAERKEVYAHYTYDDMFDVRALLSGAVKHDYVALEDTLVYLLPKDVFVTLYHSNGQFAAYFDTSLATRQQLIEEAQKQQNLGEFILTKVDEEIYHPPLILPASMPITEVTQALLNQGVDAALIELDENDPRLAAHTSRYGIVTRTNMLHAVVLEQLAANTAIGDIATYPVHQVEKHEFLFNAMVTMTRQRVKRLMVCEGKEAVGMLDMTQILSAFSTHSHVLSLSIARANSIDELALASNRQQQLVDSLVTNGIRTRFMMELVSAVNEQIIERAFELVVPPAMHNHCCLIVMGSEGRGEQILKTDQDNALILEQGLEWPNQQRVLDDLNHTLARLGYPLCPGNVMVSNPHWVRTTNEWQQHIEKLVASANSESVMEIAILADARAVAGNLELLAPVKQHLQQQMEGQELILTEFTRPALNFAVPLTLFGNVKSSKQGVDLKQGGIFPIVHGVRALSMEYAIDATNTFDRIDQLVTKRVLEQETAENLAEALKHFFKLRLQQQLSHHDISNAIQLDALERPERDLLRHGLHVVKKFKQWLGYHYQIRH; encoded by the coding sequence ATGCCTGATAAATTTAATATGTCGTCCCCCCCTTTCGACAGACTCAGTGAGCCTCAACAGAATCAGCTCCGCTCCGCCTTGGATGTGGCTTACTATCGAGATAAAGACACCATTGTTAAAGCGGGAGCCGAAGCTGACCAGCTCTACATCATCATCAAGGGCTCAGTTGAAGAGCGCGATGCTGAGCGCAAAGAGGTCTACGCCCACTACACCTACGATGACATGTTTGATGTACGTGCGCTTCTGAGTGGCGCAGTAAAACATGACTATGTGGCGCTCGAAGACACCCTAGTGTATCTGCTCCCCAAAGATGTCTTTGTCACCCTTTACCACAGCAATGGGCAGTTTGCGGCCTACTTTGATACCAGCTTGGCAACACGCCAACAACTTATTGAAGAAGCGCAGAAGCAGCAAAATCTTGGTGAATTTATTCTGACTAAGGTCGATGAAGAGATCTACCATCCACCCTTGATCCTGCCAGCAAGCATGCCCATTACCGAGGTCACTCAAGCCCTATTAAATCAAGGTGTCGACGCTGCTTTGATTGAGCTCGATGAGAATGACCCGAGACTTGCCGCGCACACATCCCGTTATGGTATTGTCACTCGAACCAATATGCTGCATGCCGTAGTACTCGAACAGCTCGCTGCCAATACCGCTATTGGCGACATCGCCACTTACCCGGTTCATCAAGTCGAAAAACATGAGTTCCTCTTTAACGCCATGGTCACCATGACGCGTCAAAGAGTAAAGCGCTTGATGGTCTGCGAAGGGAAAGAGGCGGTTGGGATGCTGGATATGACCCAGATACTGAGCGCATTTTCCACCCACTCTCATGTGTTATCTCTTAGCATCGCGCGGGCGAATAGCATTGATGAGCTCGCCTTAGCCTCCAATCGCCAGCAGCAATTGGTCGACAGTCTCGTGACCAACGGCATCCGAACTCGCTTCATGATGGAACTGGTTTCCGCGGTCAATGAACAGATCATCGAGCGCGCCTTTGAGCTTGTTGTCCCGCCAGCCATGCATAATCACTGCTGTTTAATCGTGATGGGGTCTGAAGGTCGAGGCGAGCAGATCCTGAAAACCGACCAAGATAATGCGCTGATATTAGAGCAAGGATTAGAGTGGCCGAATCAGCAACGTGTCCTTGATGATCTCAACCATACTCTTGCCCGACTCGGCTACCCTCTTTGCCCCGGCAACGTCATGGTCAGTAATCCTCACTGGGTCCGAACAACAAATGAATGGCAGCAACATATCGAAAAGCTTGTCGCCAGTGCAAACAGTGAAAGTGTCATGGAAATCGCCATCCTTGCCGACGCTCGGGCTGTTGCGGGGAACCTCGAACTGCTTGCTCCTGTAAAACAGCACTTGCAGCAGCAGATGGAAGGACAAGAGCTCATATTGACCGAGTTCACTCGCCCAGCACTGAACTTTGCGGTCCCTCTAACCCTGTTTGGTAATGTAAAAAGCTCCAAGCAAGGAGTGGATCTAAAACAAGGGGGGATCTTCCCTATTGTTCACGGTGTTCGAGCCCTGAGTATGGAATACGCCATCGATGCCACTAACACCTTTGATCGCATCGACCAGTTGGTGACTAAGCGAGTACTAGAACAAGAAACCGCGGAGAACCTAGCGGAGGCACTGAAGCATTTTTTCAAGCTCAGATTACAACAACAGCTGTCGCATCACGATATTAGTAATGCCATTCAATTGGACGCGCTTGAACGCCCTGAACGCGACCTGTTACGTCATGGGCTGCACGTGGTGAAAAAGTTTAAACAGTGGCTTGGCTACCACTACCAGATTCGTCATTGA
- a CDS encoding 3'-5' exonuclease, translating into MNILTKAYWRYQTKGSDYQSLFTRPVPNEFVSLDCETTSLDPNVADIVTIAATKIIDNRIITSAPFEVRLSAPKSLDEDSIKIHHIRHDDLKHGISEKQAIQALIRFIGNRPLVGYHIRYDKKILDRACKKHLGFPLPNALIEVSQIYNDQLLKMLPNGYFDLSLEAICRHLQIPNYHKHDALEDAKAAAMVYLKLTRGSLPPFRPQS; encoded by the coding sequence ATGAATATTCTTACCAAAGCCTACTGGCGCTATCAAACCAAAGGGAGTGATTACCAAAGCCTCTTCACTCGCCCAGTGCCAAATGAGTTTGTTTCACTCGATTGTGAAACCACCAGCCTCGATCCGAATGTGGCGGACATTGTGACCATTGCCGCCACAAAGATTATTGATAACCGCATTATCACCAGCGCTCCGTTTGAGGTCAGACTCTCTGCGCCAAAGTCTTTGGATGAAGACTCTATCAAGATCCACCATATCAGACACGACGACCTCAAGCATGGCATCAGTGAAAAGCAAGCCATTCAAGCGCTGATAAGATTCATCGGTAACCGGCCACTGGTGGGCTACCACATTCGTTATGACAAAAAGATCCTCGACCGTGCCTGCAAAAAGCACCTCGGCTTTCCCTTGCCTAATGCCCTGATTGAAGTGAGCCAAATCTATAACGACCAGCTGCTTAAAATGCTGCCCAATGGCTATTTTGATCTGAGTCTTGAAGCCATCTGTCGCCATTTACAAATACCCAATTACCACAAACACGATGCGCTCGAAGATGCCAAAGCGGCAGCGATGGTTTACCTAAAGCTGACTCGTGGTTCACTGCCACCGTTTCGACCTCAGAGCTAG
- the acs gene encoding acetate--CoA ligase, producing the protein MSEVHVYPVKENIKTNTHADNDTYLSMYQQSVSDPEGFWGEHGKIVDWIKPFTKVKHTSFDTGHVDIRWFEDGTLNVSANCIDRHLAERGDDVAIIWEGDDPADDKTLTFNELHKEVCKFSNALKAQGVNKGDVVCLYMPMVPEAAVAMLACTRIGAVHTVVFGGFSPEALSGRIIDSDAKVVITADEGVRGGRAVPLKKNVDEALTNPEVKTISKVMVLKRTGGDVAWHEHRDVWWHEATENASEVCPPEEMSAEDPLFILYTSGSTGKPKGVLHTTGGYLVYATMTFKYVFDYQPGETFWCTADVGWITGHTYLIYGPLANGAKTILFEGVPNYPDTSRMSEVVDKHQVNILYTAPTAIRALMAKGDEAVKGTTRDSLRIMGSVGEPINPEAWEWYYKTIGNEQSPIVDTWWQTETGGILITPLPGATELKPGSATRPFFGVQPALVDNMGNIVDGATEGNLVILDSWPGQMRTVYGDHDRFEQTYFSTFKGMYFTGDGARRDEDGYYWITGRVDDVLNVSGHRMGTAEIESALVAFDKIAEAAIVGIPHDIKGQAIYAYITLNDGEFPSAELHKEVKDWVRKEIGPIATPDVLHWTDSLPKTRSGKIMRRILRKIATGDTSNLGDTSTLADPSVVDKLIAEKAELV; encoded by the coding sequence ATGAGTGAAGTTCATGTTTATCCGGTAAAAGAAAACATTAAAACCAACACACATGCGGATAACGACACTTATCTATCTATGTATCAACAGTCCGTCTCGGACCCTGAAGGATTCTGGGGAGAGCACGGCAAAATCGTTGATTGGATTAAGCCATTCACCAAAGTCAAACACACCTCTTTTGACACTGGCCATGTCGACATTCGCTGGTTTGAAGATGGCACACTCAACGTCTCGGCAAACTGTATCGACCGACACCTAGCAGAGCGTGGTGATGACGTCGCAATCATTTGGGAAGGCGACGATCCTGCTGACGATAAAACCCTCACCTTCAATGAACTGCACAAAGAAGTGTGTAAGTTCTCTAACGCGCTAAAAGCACAAGGCGTCAACAAGGGTGATGTGGTCTGTCTATACATGCCGATGGTTCCAGAAGCGGCAGTCGCAATGCTCGCTTGTACACGTATCGGTGCTGTCCATACCGTTGTCTTCGGTGGCTTCTCTCCTGAAGCACTGTCAGGTCGTATTATCGATTCAGACGCAAAAGTGGTGATTACCGCAGATGAAGGTGTACGTGGTGGCCGCGCAGTACCTTTGAAAAAGAACGTTGATGAGGCACTGACGAACCCAGAAGTGAAAACCATTTCCAAGGTTATGGTACTTAAGCGCACGGGTGGCGATGTGGCTTGGCATGAGCATCGTGATGTGTGGTGGCATGAAGCAACCGAAAATGCCTCTGAAGTGTGCCCACCAGAAGAAATGAGCGCAGAAGACCCGCTATTCATTCTTTATACTTCTGGCTCAACAGGTAAACCAAAAGGCGTTCTGCACACCACGGGTGGATACCTCGTTTACGCAACCATGACCTTTAAATATGTCTTCGACTATCAGCCAGGCGAAACCTTCTGGTGTACCGCTGATGTTGGCTGGATTACCGGTCACACCTACCTAATCTATGGTCCACTCGCCAATGGAGCGAAGACTATTTTGTTTGAGGGCGTACCTAACTACCCAGATACCAGCCGTATGAGTGAAGTTGTCGACAAGCACCAAGTCAACATCCTCTATACTGCACCGACTGCGATTCGTGCGCTAATGGCGAAGGGCGATGAAGCGGTCAAAGGCACCACTCGCGACAGCCTACGCATCATGGGCTCAGTTGGCGAACCAATTAACCCAGAAGCCTGGGAATGGTATTACAAAACTATCGGTAACGAGCAATCACCTATCGTCGACACCTGGTGGCAGACAGAAACAGGCGGTATCTTGATTACTCCACTACCGGGGGCCACAGAGCTCAAACCAGGTTCGGCAACTCGCCCATTCTTCGGCGTGCAACCTGCGCTAGTCGACAACATGGGGAATATTGTCGATGGCGCGACCGAAGGCAACTTAGTCATCCTAGACTCTTGGCCGGGTCAAATGCGTACCGTTTATGGAGACCACGACCGCTTTGAGCAAACCTACTTCTCGACCTTTAAAGGCATGTACTTTACGGGTGACGGCGCTCGCCGTGATGAAGATGGTTACTACTGGATTACCGGCCGTGTTGATGACGTACTTAACGTCTCTGGTCACCGAATGGGTACCGCAGAGATTGAATCTGCGCTGGTTGCTTTCGATAAGATTGCTGAAGCTGCAATCGTTGGTATTCCACACGACATCAAAGGTCAGGCTATCTACGCCTACATCACGCTAAATGATGGCGAGTTCCCATCAGCTGAGCTGCATAAAGAGGTGAAAGATTGGGTTCGTAAAGAGATCGGTCCAATCGCCACGCCAGATGTCCTGCACTGGACGGACTCACTACCTAAGACTCGCTCTGGTAAAATCATGCGTCGAATTCTACGTAAGATAGCCACCGGCGACACCAGCAATTTAGGTGATACGTCAACGCTTGCTGATCCGAGCGTCGTCGACAAGTTGATTGCAGAGAAAGCCGAGCTGGTTTAG
- the aroQ gene encoding type II 3-dehydroquinate dehydratase, whose product MTAKSRILVLNGPNLNLLGVREPGHYGSETLSQIVDNLEKQAAQADIELSHLQSNREYELIEAIHAAFGNTDFIIINPAAFTHTSVALRDALLGVSIPFIEVHLSNVHAREPFRHHSYLSDVAQGVICGLGSQGYEFALSAAIKALKAK is encoded by the coding sequence ATGACAGCAAAGTCTCGAATTCTAGTTTTAAATGGCCCAAATCTTAATCTGTTAGGAGTAAGAGAACCGGGACATTACGGCAGTGAAACACTCTCACAAATTGTTGATAACCTAGAAAAGCAGGCTGCTCAGGCAGATATCGAGCTGTCCCACCTTCAATCTAACCGTGAATATGAGCTCATTGAGGCCATACACGCAGCATTTGGGAATACCGATTTTATTATCATTAACCCTGCGGCGTTCACCCATACCAGTGTTGCACTGCGTGATGCATTACTAGGGGTCTCAATTCCGTTTATCGAAGTGCACTTATCAAACGTTCATGCCCGAGAACCATTCCGTCATCACTCTTATCTGTCTGATGTGGCACAAGGTGTGATTTGCGGATTGGGTTCGCAAGGCTATGAATTTGCGCTTTCAGCCGCCATTAAGGCGCTAAAAGCAAAATAA
- the accB gene encoding acetyl-CoA carboxylase biotin carboxyl carrier protein, with the protein MDIRKIKKLIELVEESGIAELEISEGEESVRISRSGPAAAAPAPIQYAAAPTPVAAPAAAPAAAPVAAEEAAPAAPAGHQVLSPMVGSFYRAPSPDAKPFVEVGQSVSAGDTICIVEAMKMMNQIEADKSGVITAILVEDGQAVEFDQPLVIIE; encoded by the coding sequence ATGGATATTCGTAAAATCAAAAAGCTAATTGAACTGGTTGAAGAGTCTGGCATCGCTGAGCTAGAGATCTCAGAAGGTGAAGAGTCAGTACGCATCAGCCGCAGCGGTCCTGCTGCTGCAGCTCCAGCACCAATTCAATACGCAGCAGCACCTACTCCAGTAGCAGCGCCGGCAGCAGCTCCAGCCGCGGCACCAGTTGCAGCTGAAGAAGCAGCACCTGCAGCACCAGCTGGTCACCAGGTTCTTTCTCCAATGGTTGGTAGCTTCTACCGTGCACCAAGCCCAGATGCAAAACCATTTGTTGAAGTTGGTCAATCTGTTAGCGCTGGCGACACTATCTGTATCGTTGAAGCAATGAAGATGATGAACCAGATTGAAGCAGACAAGTCAGGCGTTATCACTGCAATCCTAGTAGAAGATGGTCAAGCTGTAGAATTCGATCAACCGCTAGTTATCATCGAATAA
- the accC gene encoding acetyl-CoA carboxylase biotin carboxylase subunit → MLDKVVIANRGEIALRILRACKELGIKTVAVHSTADRDLKHVLLADEAICIGPARGIDSYLNIPRIISAAEVTGAVAIHPGYGFLSENADFAEQVERSGFIFIGPKADTIRMMGDKVSAITAMKKAGVPCVPGSDGPLDDDEAKNKAHAKRIGYPVIIKASGGGGGRGMRVVRSEAELVESIAMTRAEAKAAFNNDIVYMEKFLENPRHVEVQVIADGQGGAIHLGERDCSMQRRHQKVVEEAPAPGITEEMRKYIGERCTRACIEIGYRGAGTFEFLYENGEFYFIEMNTRIQVEHPVTEMVTGVDLIKEQLRVAAGQPLSFTQDDIKLRGHAIECRINAEDPERFLPCPGTIERFHAPGGMGVRWESHIYTGYTVPPHYDSMIGKLITFGENRDVAIARMKNALGEMFIEGIKTNIPLQESIMNDENFQHGGANIHYLEKKLGMS, encoded by the coding sequence ATGTTAGATAAAGTCGTTATCGCAAACCGAGGTGAGATTGCACTTCGTATTTTGCGCGCTTGTAAAGAGCTAGGTATCAAAACGGTGGCTGTTCACTCAACAGCGGACCGCGACCTTAAGCACGTACTACTTGCTGATGAAGCCATCTGTATTGGTCCAGCACGTGGTATCGACAGCTACCTAAACATCCCACGCATCATTTCAGCCGCTGAAGTAACAGGTGCTGTGGCGATCCACCCGGGATACGGTTTCTTGTCTGAAAACGCTGATTTTGCTGAGCAAGTTGAGCGCTCTGGATTCATCTTCATCGGTCCTAAAGCAGACACGATTCGCATGATGGGCGATAAAGTATCGGCTATCACTGCGATGAAAAAAGCGGGCGTACCTTGTGTACCTGGCTCTGACGGCCCACTGGACGATGACGAAGCGAAAAACAAGGCGCACGCGAAGCGCATTGGCTACCCAGTGATCATCAAAGCCTCTGGTGGTGGCGGCGGTCGCGGTATGCGTGTGGTTCGCAGTGAAGCTGAGTTGGTTGAATCCATTGCCATGACACGTGCAGAAGCAAAAGCTGCCTTCAACAACGACATCGTTTACATGGAGAAATTCCTAGAAAACCCTCGTCACGTTGAAGTTCAGGTTATCGCAGACGGTCAAGGCGGCGCTATCCACCTTGGCGAACGTGACTGTTCAATGCAGCGTCGCCACCAAAAGGTCGTTGAAGAAGCACCAGCACCAGGCATCACTGAAGAGATGCGTAAGTACATTGGTGAGCGTTGTACACGTGCATGTATCGAAATCGGTTACCGCGGCGCAGGTACGTTTGAGTTCCTATACGAAAACGGTGAGTTCTACTTCATCGAAATGAACACGCGTATTCAGGTAGAGCATCCAGTAACAGAGATGGTGACTGGCGTTGACCTAATCAAAGAGCAGCTTCGCGTTGCAGCAGGTCAACCACTGTCATTCACTCAGGATGACATCAAACTGCGTGGCCATGCGATCGAATGTCGTATCAACGCGGAAGACCCTGAGCGCTTCCTTCCATGTCCAGGTACCATCGAACGCTTCCACGCGCCGGGCGGTATGGGCGTTCGTTGGGAATCGCACATCTACACGGGCTACACAGTACCACCTCATTACGATTCAATGATCGGTAAGCTGATCACGTTCGGTGAGAACCGCGATGTAGCGATTGCTCGTATGAAGAATGCACTGGGTGAGATGTTCATTGAAGGCATCAAGACCAACATTCCTCTACAAGAATCAATCATGAATGATGAAAACTTCCAACACGGCGGTGCCAACATTCATTATCTAGAGAAGAAGCTTGGCATGAGCTAA
- the prmA gene encoding 50S ribosomal protein L11 methyltransferase gives MPWIQIKLNATNENAEQIGDMLMEETGALSVTFLDAHDTPVFEPLPGETRLWGDTDIVALYDAEADTQWVVETIKGSNMLPEGFAHKVEQLEDKDWEREWMENFHPMKFGERLWICPSWRDVPEPDAVNVMLDPGLAFGTGTHPTTALCLEWLESLDLAGKTVIDFGCGSGILAIAAIKLGAAKVIGIDIDPQALIASKDNAQRNGVADQLELFLPQDQPEGLIADVVVANILAGPLRDLSGIIKGLVKPGGELAMSGVLDTQAEDVANYYRDEMSIDPIVELNEWCRISGKK, from the coding sequence ATGCCTTGGATTCAAATTAAACTCAACGCGACCAATGAAAATGCAGAGCAAATCGGCGATATGCTGATGGAAGAAACGGGCGCATTGTCTGTTACCTTCCTAGATGCGCATGATACGCCTGTATTTGAACCGTTGCCTGGTGAGACGCGTCTGTGGGGCGATACTGATATCGTTGCGCTATACGACGCCGAAGCGGACACACAATGGGTGGTTGAGACAATTAAAGGCAGCAATATGCTACCTGAAGGCTTTGCTCACAAGGTCGAGCAGCTAGAAGACAAGGATTGGGAACGTGAGTGGATGGAAAACTTCCACCCAATGAAATTTGGTGAGCGCCTATGGATCTGCCCTAGCTGGCGTGATGTTCCAGAGCCCGATGCGGTGAATGTGATGCTTGACCCAGGTCTTGCATTCGGTACAGGTACACACCCAACCACGGCTCTGTGTCTTGAGTGGCTAGAGTCACTAGATCTTGCTGGCAAGACAGTTATCGACTTTGGTTGTGGTTCAGGGATCCTAGCGATTGCCGCGATCAAACTTGGCGCAGCGAAAGTGATCGGGATCGACATTGATCCTCAAGCGCTTATTGCGTCGAAAGACAACGCACAGCGCAATGGCGTTGCCGATCAACTAGAACTTTTCCTACCTCAAGACCAACCAGAAGGTCTGATTGCCGACGTTGTGGTGGCGAACATCCTTGCCGGTCCTTTACGTGACCTTTCCGGCATCATTAAAGGACTAGTAAAACCAGGTGGTGAGCTCGCCATGTCTGGCGTTTTGGATACTCAAGCTGAAGATGTCGCCAACTATTATCGCGATGAGATGAGCATTGACCCTATCGTTGAACTTAACGAGTGGTGTCGTATCTCGGGCAAAAAATAA
- the dusB gene encoding tRNA dihydrouridine synthase DusB: MKIGQYQLKNNLIVAPMAGVTDRPFRELCLRYGAGMAVSEMMSSNPKLWKTAKSQQRMVHEGESGIRSVQIAGADPTLMAEAAQFSVENGAQIIDINMGCPAKKVNKKLAGSALLKYPDIIEDILRTVVDAVDVPVTLKTRTGWDTDNKNCVQIAKLAEDCGIQALALHGRTRTCMYKGEAEYDSIKAVKEAVSIPVIANGDIDSPEKAKYVLDYTGADALMIGRPAQGRPWIFEEIQHYLENGTLMPERPTSDVQGILLGHVQALHQFYGEFLGPRIARKHVGWYLKEHEQAGEFRRTFNAIDAANEQLDALQGYFDNVAS, from the coding sequence TTGAAAATCGGACAATACCAACTTAAGAACAACCTGATTGTCGCACCTATGGCGGGTGTTACTGATAGGCCGTTCCGTGAGTTGTGCCTTCGTTACGGTGCGGGTATGGCCGTCAGTGAAATGATGTCGTCAAATCCAAAACTGTGGAAAACAGCCAAGTCACAGCAGCGCATGGTGCACGAGGGCGAATCCGGTATTCGTTCGGTGCAGATTGCAGGAGCCGATCCAACGCTTATGGCGGAAGCGGCACAGTTCAGTGTTGAAAACGGTGCGCAAATCATCGACATCAACATGGGCTGCCCTGCTAAGAAAGTGAATAAAAAGCTGGCGGGTTCAGCACTGCTTAAGTACCCAGATATCATCGAAGATATCCTGCGTACCGTAGTCGATGCCGTCGATGTCCCTGTGACATTAAAAACCCGTACAGGTTGGGATACAGACAACAAAAACTGTGTCCAAATTGCAAAACTAGCCGAAGACTGCGGCATACAGGCGCTCGCCCTTCATGGTCGAACGCGTACCTGCATGTACAAAGGCGAGGCAGAATACGACAGCATCAAAGCGGTAAAAGAAGCTGTCTCTATACCGGTTATCGCTAACGGTGATATCGATAGCCCAGAGAAAGCGAAATATGTACTGGATTACACCGGTGCAGACGCTTTGATGATTGGACGTCCGGCCCAAGGACGGCCATGGATTTTCGAGGAAATCCAACACTATTTGGAAAACGGCACACTGATGCCTGAGCGCCCGACTTCGGACGTGCAGGGTATCTTGCTTGGTCATGTTCAAGCGCTTCACCAGTTTTATGGTGAGTTCTTAGGTCCACGCATCGCGCGTAAGCATGTTGGCTGGTACCTAAAAGAACATGAGCAGGCGGGTGAGTTCCGCCGTACCTTCAACGCGATTGATGCTGCTAATGAACAGCTCGACGCATTGCAAGGTTATTTTGACAACGTTGCATCATAA
- the fis gene encoding DNA-binding transcriptional regulator Fis gives MFEQNLTSEPLTVTTVTSSDQITQKPLRDSVKASLKNYLAQLNGQDVTELYELVLAEVEQPLLDTIMQYTRGNQTRAATMMGINRGTLRKKLKKYGMN, from the coding sequence ATGTTCGAACAAAATTTGACTTCAGAACCATTGACAGTTACTACAGTAACATCTTCAGACCAAATCACTCAGAAGCCACTACGTGACTCTGTAAAAGCGTCTCTAAAGAACTACCTTGCTCAATTAAATGGTCAAGACGTCACTGAATTGTATGAACTAGTTCTAGCGGAAGTTGAACAGCCGCTACTAGACACCATCATGCAGTACACTCGCGGTAACCAAACTCGCGCAGCAACTATGATGGGTATCAACCGCGGTACTCTTCGTAAGAAGCTTAAGAAATACGGCATGAACTAA